The Virgibacillus sp. SK37 region GTGTATTTGCCTTTGACTTAAATGGGGAAATTCATCAGGTCTCCGAAAAGGAACAAATCCCTAAAGACATTCTTGATATGTTGTGGAAAGATGAGAAGTTAAATGCCTTAGATAACCCTTATGGGACCTGTCGAGCAAGGGTCAATGGGAATTGCCCATTGGCAGCAGAACCACCTTGTCTCACTGCGAACGATGGAAAACCTTGTTTTGATTTAGCGGTAGGTATGACAAGTTTTGATGTTAAAAAGTACGAACTTCTTATAGAAACTACCACAAAGTGGATTGAAGCATCTAAAGAGTATGGTCGTGAAGATATGGTTAAGGCAAACGAAAAAAACTTGGAAAGGTACCAAAATATTTACGAAACAATCAAAGAAGGTAATGTTATTTTTGGTCGATTTGACCGCATGAAGAGACAATTAGAACGTAAGAAAAAGAAAGGTGTTAGACATGGCTAGTTTTGATCGTGAGGAGCAATTAAGGCGGCTACATGAAAAGAGAAAGCAAGAAACTAAAGATAAGGTTGAAAAAGCTATTAAACGCCTTATAAAGAGTTCTAAGGCAATTAACTTTAATAGCGTAGCGAAAGAAGCTGGAGTGAGCAAAGCAACGCTGTATAACCATTCAGCTCTTAAAGAGCGTATCAATTTCTTACGAAATCAACAAGAAGAAAAGTTTGTAGATTCAAGGATAAAACGGGATGAAAATAATCAAAACGCTGTAATAGCTTCACTTAAAAGAAGGATTGAAAAACTGGAGAAAAAGAATAAAGAACTTGAACTAGAAAATAAGCAATTAAGTGAAAATGAAAAAGAAAAGCTGGCTAACTATTTTGAGAGTATATAATCCTTATTCAACTAACGGGGCAGTTATGTTTAAGATGCTTTAAAATTTGGTTAAGCTCTCTAAAAAGATTGGTTTCTAACATTAGAAACCAATCTTTTTTATTGTAATATTAATATATAATAATCAAACAATCATTTGACTATTTGCTTATGTTGGGATATATTATACTCATCAAACAAACAGTCATTTGAATAAGGAGGGTAATTATGATGAAAGATATGTGTGAAGTTACCTGTATTCACGAAGATAAAGTAAACAGGGCTAAAAAAGACCTTGCTAAACAGAATCCTATGGATGTAGCGAAAGTTTTCAAGGCTCTGTCAGATGATACAAGGGTTAAAATTGCTTACGTTTTATCTTTAGAGGGAGAGTTATGTGTTTGTGATGTAGCGAATATTATTGAATCTTCAACGGCTACGGCATCCCATCATTTAAGATTATTGAAAAACCTAGGTATAGCAACATACCGTAAAGAAGGAAAATTAGTCTATTATTCACTAGATGATGAGCATGTTAAACAGCTCGTAGAAAAAGCCTTCGAGCATCAGAAGGAGGCTACGAAAGTTGGATAATACAGCAAAAACCTTAATAGAAGATAAAAATGTTTATCGTGTGGAGGGTTTCTCCTGTGCAAACTGTGCAGGGAAATTCGAAAAAAATGTAAAACAACTACCAGGAGTACAGGATGCTAAAGTCAATTTTGGAGCTTCTAAAATTGATGTATTTGGAAATGCAACCGTTGAAGAACTAGAAGAGGCTGGTGCTTTCGAGAATCTTAAAGTGGTACCAGAGAAAGCAAGAAGACGGGTCGAACCTGTGGTAATTGAAGATAAAAATGTTTATCGTGTTGAGGGATTTTCCTGTGCAAACTGTGCTGGAAAGTTTGAAAAAAATGTAAAACAACTATCAGGAGTTCAGGATGCAAAAGTAAACTTTGGAGCTTCTAAAATTGATGTTTTCGGAAATACAAGCCTTGAAGAGCTTGAAAAAGCAGGTGCTTTCGAGAATCTTAAAGTATTTCCTGAAAAACTGGCGAATCAAACGACAAAAGAGACCAGAGAGGACAACAAGGTTCAAAAAGAAGAGAAAATACCATTTTATAAAAAACATAGTACATTACTGTTTGCCACATTACTAATTGCTTTTGGTTACCTTTCTCACTTTGTAAATGGAGAAGATAACCTCGTAACTTCCATGTTATTTGTAGGTTCAATTGTAATTGGCGGATATTCACTATTTAAAGTTGGTTTTCAAAATTTGATACGCTTTGATTTCGACATGAAAACCCTGATGACAGTTGCCGTTATTGGAGCTGCCATCATCGGTGAATGGGCAGAGGCGTCCATTGTTGTCATTCTGTTTGCAATCAGTGAAGCTCTTGAACGTTTCTCTATGGACAGAGCAAGACAGTCCATTCGTTCATTGATGGATATTGCCCCAAAAGAAGCACTTGTTAGACGAAATGGTCAGGAAATAATGATCCATGTAGATGATATTGTTGTAGGCGATATTATGATTGTCAAACCAGGGCAAAAAATTGCCATGGATGGGCTAGTTGTTAATGGCTTGTCGGCTGTCAATCAGGCAGCTATAACAGGAGAATCAGTCCCTGTTTCCAAAACGGTAGATGATGAAGTATTTGCAGGTACGCTTAACGAAGAGGGATTACTTGAAGTAAAAATCACCAAATATGTAGAAGATACAACCATTGCCAAAATTATTCATCTTGTTGAAGAAGCACAAGGGGAGCGTGCTCCAGCCCAAGCATTCGTAGATAAGTTTGCAAAATATTACACTCCGATCATTATGGTTATTGCAGCCTTGGTTGCAGTCGTTCCACCTTTATTCTTTGGTGGAGGTTGGGATACATGGGTTTACCAAGGATTAGCAGTACTTGTAGTTGGGTGTCCTTGTGCATTAGTAATTTCTACTCCAATTTCGATTGTTTCGGCAATTGGAAATGCTGCTAAAAAAGGTGTGTTGATTAAAGGCGGTGCCTATTTGGAGGAATTGGGAGCCATCAAGGCAATCGCATTTGATAAAACAGGAACACTGACAAAAGGTGTACCAGTGGTAACAGATTTTAAAGTATTAAATAATCAAGTGGAAGAAAAAGAGCTATTTTCCATTATTACAGCTTTAGAATATCGTTCACAACATCCACTTGCTTCAGCAATTATGCAGAGGGCTGAGCAAGATAATATTCCTTATTCGAATGTGCAAGTGGAAGACTTCACTTCGATTACTGGGCGAGGTATAAAAGGGGTTGTAAACGGAACAACTTATTATATTGGTAGTCCCAGACTTTTTAAGGAATTAAATGTTTCCGATTTTAGCCTTGAGTTTGAAAACAATGTGAAAATCCTACAAAATCAAGGAAAAACAGCCATGATCATTGGAACGGAACAAACAATCCTCGGTGTAATTGCGGTTGCAGATGAAGTACGTGAGACAAGCAAAAATGTGATTCAAAAACTTCACCAGTTAGGAATTAAGCAAACAATAATGCTAACTGGTGATAATCAAGGTACCGCAAATGCAATTGGTGCACATGTAGGCGTATCTGATATTCAATCCGAACTGATGCCACAGGATAAATTAGATTTTATTAAAAAAATGCAATCGGAGCATGGTAACGTAGCTATGATTGGCGATGGCGTTAATGATGCTCCTGCACTTGCTGCATCCACTGTCGGAATAGCAATGGGCGGGGCTGGTACAGATACTGCAATCGAAACAGCTGATATAGCCTTAATGGGAGACGATTTAAGCAAACTTCCATTTGCAGTAAGACTCAGTCGAAAAACGCTAAATATCATCAAAGCTAACATCACTTTTGCTATTGGAATTAAATTAATTGCTTTACTATTGGTTATTCCAGGCTGGTTAACGCTTTGGATTGCTATTCTTTCAGATATGGGAGCTACTATTTTGGTAGCATTAAATAGTTTACGACTGATGAGAGTGAAGGATAAATAGGTACTATATGTGTGAAATTTACGGAAGGGCTTTTCAATTTGAAGAAAAGTCCTACCCTAAAATATTGGAGATGGAAAAATGATCGCAACGATACTGACGGCTGCTGCGGTATATGTAGCAACAGGAATTGATTATCTCGTCATATTAATTCTTTTGTTTTCGCAAGTAAAAAAAGGTCAGGTAAAACATATTTGGATAGGACAATATATAGGGACTGCAATTGTGATAGGAGCAAGTCTTTTAGTTGCACAGGGGGTTGTGAATTTAATTCCGCAGCAATGGGTTATCGGACTACTTGGACTTTTACCACTTTACTTAGGTGTGAAAATATGGATTAAAGGAGAAGAGGATCAAGATGAAAGTAGTATTTTATCCTTATTCTCCTCTGAAAAATTTAATAAACTATTTTTGACGATGACTTTCATCGTATTGGCTTCCAGTGCGGATGACTTTTCCATTTATATACCGTACTTCACGACCTTAAATATGTCTGAAATCTTTATTGCTTCTATTGTCTTTTTAATTATGGTTGGAGTTTTGTGCTATGTCAGTTACCGTCTAGCTTCATTCGATTTTGTATCGGAAACAATTGAAAAATATGAACGTTGGATTGTACCAATTGTATTCATAGGGTTAGGGATTTATATATTGTTTGAAAATGGAACATTTAATGCTTTATTCTCATTCCTATTTTAACAAACGGGTGCTTATCTTAAAAGATAAGCATTTTTTCTTCTTGAATTTATTAAAGACAGAATTGTTGAATAGAACTCTTAAAGTGCTTGAGTATAAATAGTAATTAAATTACGATTGATATATGAGCATGTATTCATATATTAATCATAAAGTATTGGAGAGACGAAAAATGTATGACACAATTGTAATTGGTGCTGGTCAAGCTGGTCTTTCGATAGGCTACTATCTAAAAGAATATAATCATAACTATATTATTTTAGATAAAGGGAGCGAAGTGGGAGAAATCTGGAAAAAGAGATACGATTCTTTAATTTTATTTACCCCTCGAATTTATAACTCTTTACCTGGAATGTCTTTTGAAGGAGATAAACAAGGTTTTCCTACTAAAGATGAAGTTGTTACTTATCTAAAAAATTATGTCGAGAGATATGAGATACCAATTCATTTTCATACAGAAGTTGTAAGCGTCTCTAAGTTGAATGGTAACTTCTTAATAAAAACAAATCAAGGTGAATATCAAGCAAAAAATATTGTTATTGCAACTGGTCCTTTCCAAACACCTAAAATCCCATTATTTTCAAAAGAGATACCATCTACTATTAATCAAATTCACTCATCACAGTATAAAAATTCAAGTCAATTGTTGGATGGGAATGCGTTAGTAATAGGGGGAGGTAATAGTGGAGCACAGATAGCTGTGGAATTGTCTAAGGAAAGGGATACTTACTTAGCAGTTAGTAAAAATCTTAGTTACTTACCATTAGTTTTAATGAGAAAGAGTATTTTTTTTTGGTTTGATAAATTAGGAATATTGAAGGCAAACAGTAATTCGAGACTTGGAAGAATAATTCAAAAGAAAGGAGACCCCATATTTGGCTTTGAATTAAAACGGGCAATTAAAGAAAATGAAGTGAAAGTTAAGAAAAGGGTTATTGGTGTAAACAAAAATAAGATTAAATTTGAAGATAATACAATGATTAAAGTATCCAATATTATATGGGCAACAGGATTTGAAACCGAATTTCCTTGGTTACAAATAGATGGGGTTCTGGATAACGAAGGCAAAGTAATACATAGTAGAGGAGTATCAAAAATTCAAGGGTTATATTTCATTGGTTTACCATGGCAATATCGACGTGGATCTGCTTTATTACAAGGTGTAGGATATGATGCAAAACATATTGTTAAAAAAATAGAAGAAAGGTTATATTAACGAACTGGTGCTTTAGTTGAAGAATGAAATAAAATTGGACCATACATATTAGATATACCTAATATGTATGGTCCTTTTAATTTCAACTGTTTCACTTGCCTAACCTAAATATAACACTGGCTTTATGAATACATGGATGATCGTGATGGTGACGGTATGGTAGGAGAGTAAGTGTCTAGAACTTTGAAATCTAAAAAGATTATATTATTGTTTAGCAGTGTAAGTTGCTTTAATTTAAAAAGGTAGCGATAACGCTACCTTTTAATTAATCAGTATATTTATCTTTTAACTGATCAGAACCAATCCCATCTACTAAAATTAAAACTAATGGTGCAAAACTTACCACAGTTTCTGGTAATCCTTCTAAAATTATAATGTTTGTGTCAATAAATTAATTGGCTCTTCGCTATTTATGTAAAGGTGCACACTATTCCAGCCAAAAACAGGTGTTTTTTTGCATATTAGAACGGATATTTTCACGTTATCTTAGCCGAAATCTGGTGCAATGTGCTAATTTCCAACCATTTATTTATAATTATCCGATTGTGGTTTGACATGGAGCCTCTGTGGGCATGGGTTGTAGTTAATGGTGAAACAGGGAAAACACCGATTTCACAAGGCGTATAGCCTACCATGCCCACTTCTCCGTGTAAAGCCGTGTCAATGATTTTTGTTAGTATTTTCCAATCTGGAATACCGTGCTAATGTGAAACTGAAATAAAGTGTATATTTACAGTCAAAAATCAGGATTGCCTAATCTTAACCCTACATAATATATGTCAAAAATAAGGTTTGGATAGTCAAATAAATATAAAAGATTCCCTGATGAGTGACATGTAAAAAGATAACCAAGTCAAGCACCAGTCAACAGCGAAATGTCAGGGCACACAAGAAGCCTTATTTACTGCACAAGCCGATGTTAGCAATTAAAAAGGTAAGGTACCCATCCCTAGCTTATAGCACGGTACGATTTTTGTGAAATCTAGTTTCAGTACGTATTATTCAGCGTAAGGTACATCGGAGCGGGAAATGTATCCAATTCAATTATTACCTGTTATTTGGCTTTACCTTATACCTATATCCTAATCTTAATATTCGATGCAACTCGTCCATTGTTTTCCCACTGATTACGCTAATTGCATAACCTGTCCACTTCTTTTCTAGCTCTATCTAATGTTATAAGTTTATTTACCATCAATTATAAACCATCATCTTTATTAATGTAGTTTTGGGTTGGGAAAATGATAATAAGAGAGGGATTATAGATTACTTTGCATAAAGTTAACTAAAAATGCCACGTTTTCTTCTAGCAATCCAAATTCTTTATGGGTAAGTAAGTGGTTGTGGGCAATCTTGTTCCGGATTGGGTAAAGTTGGTGTAATAGCGTAAGGAATTTACGTGGGATTTTTTTGAAGGCCTTTGGATAAATGGCGAAATACGAACTGTAATCAGAAAAGTTAAGTGAATCAAATGTGCGTGATGGGGGTCTGTTATATTCCTTTCTAGGGGCTACTTCATACCAATGGATTCCGTAGTAATCTTCCATCTTTCTGTGAATGTATGAACGTAAAGAGTTTTCTATTTCGTATAAGAGTCCATATGCATTTTTCATTAATTCCAAATCAGCATTTTTTTCGGTCACAATCAATAGATTCACCTCATATTTAATTTTAGTAGTTCAATTTAACTAATACTATAGTACACTATTTACTATTTTCTGACAATGTATTTCGAGAATATTTATTAGTAGAACTCCCCAAAATGTAGAATGTACTTAAATGGTCAAGGATGTTAAGTATCTACCACCATGATTCTCAGTTAACCATTAGGTAGACTACTCTGAATGTAATCAGGATTGCCTAATCTTAACCCTATATAAATATTGTCAAAAATAAGGTTTCGATTGTATAAATTAAAAAACTCCATGAAAAGTGACATGTAACAGGACAAATAAAGGCATCAGCAATCTAATTAGATGTCACGGAACAAAAAAAGCCTTATTTGCAACACAAGTTATCGTTAGCATTCTGATTAGCAATAAATTAGGTACCCGTCTGTGAAATATGCTTGATAATAATGAAGTACAGGGACTTGTGTTCGCTTGTATATCTGTCTTCCTTCTGTTAGAGTGGAACATACGTTTCGCCGTGAGCTGATGCATATAATCTTCGTTTTTAAAGAGGTGGAGAATAGAATGGTAAATGATAGAGGCAATATCAAATGGACATCTATAATGATGCCTGAGCACATAAATCTGTTAAAGCAAATGTGGGAAGAAAAAGACCATAAGAAAAAGCCCATATTAGACGAGCAACAAGTGAATGAAATTAGTTTGAAGTTACAGTTGGCGATATCAAACGACTTGAATGTATCCATTGATTATTATAAACAGCACGATTTTCATAAGATAAATGGCAAATTAATAAAGATTGATTTAATGAGGAAGTATTTGTAACTGAATGATGAAAATTCAACGGAAATATTGCTAGAGAATATACTTGATGTGCACATAGATTAGTGAGTCTATGTGTTTTTATTTGCCTAGGTGAGTTAGGCTCCATTTGATGAGATAACTTTCAGTTCTTTTAAAGGCAACCTTATAAACGTTTGCCCTGTATGAAAAAAACCTTCTTTAAGGGCGAAAGAAATGGCTAGGGTATTAATAAATAAGATATAGTTCGCCCTGTATTTTATGTAAAGGTTTATAGGGTTTGCAAGAGGTACGCTCCTTGCTATTTCTTCCTATTTCGTAGTACATCCTCGAACATGTAAAAGATTATTATACAATTAGTAACTGCTATAATATTAATAACAATATAAGAAAGGAGAGGTGCTGTTATAAAGAAAAAGGAAACTGAGTCTGATATCTTAGTTACTTCATATATTCATGGATTTAGTTCAAAAGAAGAAGCTATAGAAAATATTGCGTTAATCCAGTCCCATCTAGATCAGGTCAATATCAAAAATAATAAACACAATAGATTGGATGAATCTTCATTTGGTTATCTGCTAAATAATGGGAACCCAATTGCTCTAGGTTCTTGGGAAAACTCCGAAAGGACACGTAATGAGATTAAACATTACCTAACCAATAATTATTGGTATAACTTGAATGATCTATCTTCTATCCCTCCTGAAACTCTACCGAAGGTAATATCTTCGATTATGAATGGTCCCTTTCGTTTTATTCAAGAGTCCTTCTCAAGTGGTGATAAACAGGCTGAAAGAAGATATCATTTGTATTTACCTGTTACAGAATTAGAAAATGTAGATTTTGAGGTTCAACAATTAATTTATGAATGGGTAAGAGATGACCTTGAGATAAAGCTCGGAATCCAATTAGATAGTAGTACATACCTTCATAAAAACATTCTGCCATCAACGAATAAAGTGAAAGTGAATAAAGATGCATCAATCTTTGATTTACAACCATACTTGAACAAATATAGACGTATTGAAAAGGTTGTGAAAAAGAAAAATGACGCAATAGGTAAGCGGGAAATGATTCAACAGGTGGCAGAGGAAAACTTTAAGGGTAAAAACATTACGTCTATAGTGAATTTCGATGAGTTATTAAAGGCCTTTCAAACGAATGGATTAGCCAAAGAACTAACCTATGATGAAAGAAGTTATTTGTACATGGCTCTAAACAATATGGAAGAAGATGGTCAAATTACCGAACAACAAAAATATGATTTAGCGGAGGTGGTTTAGAATGAGTAAAACAAAGCAAGATATTAACGAATTCAAGGGGTATCATGACGTTACTGCAGGATCATTAATTCATATCCTGCGACAACATGGAATAGACACGAGTAATATCTTTACTTTTGCTGAGAAAAATGAGTTAAAACCTGATATTACACTAAACATTAAAGGCAAGATATTTGACAATAAAGACGTATATCTGGAGTTAAAAAGAATTATTTCTTCACCAGAAAATCAAGGGAAAAGAATTTTGCTTGTGTCAGATACCGGAACGGGAAAAAGCTATGCTTTAATTAAAATGATTCATGAACTCAACGAGAAAGTTTTAGCCTCTAAGTCCACTGGTAGTGCTTCTAAACAGTTTGCAGTATATTCATGCCCAAGAAGAGCTTTAATTAACAATTTAAAAGGTGACTTTGAAAGCGATGGTAACTCTACCATGCTAACTGGCTCTGATGGGTATAGCACTTTTGAAAGGAATATCATCATTAATCAAACCCCAAGTTTTATCACCACTATTGATCATGCCCCACGTATTATTGAATCCAAATTGCAAGAGAAAAGAAGAACAACGAATAAAGAAAAGGAATGTGCTGGCCTGCTGGTAACAGACGAAATTCATGTCCTTTCCACCGATGCGTCCTTCAAGTTGGATAGAATAAGGGACCACTTAATTGCAGAAAGATCCCTTCTGGATATGCGGGGTATTTCGCTTCATGTCACTGCCACGCCCGAACTACTTCATGCAAGTGATTATGATTTGATTATTCGAATAAACCAGGAAGATCATGAGAATCCCTTCAAGGAAGCGGGATATTCCATTCTAAGTGATTCAACTAAAGAATTAAAATCTCAATTTCTTAGAATGATACGTTTTGCTGCTGAATCCGATAAAGAAAGGAAACTTCTTATCTTTATTGAAGACACAAGCTGGATTGAAGAATATTGCCAACAGCTTCAGCAGTATAACATTAAAGCGATTGGGATTATGGCAAAAAAGGAAAGTGAGCGTCAGGAGAAGGAAATTACCATTATCGACAAGGGAAATGTTTCAGGGGATATTCAAGTAATCCTTGCTACTACCGTGCTATCGTCAGGCGTTTCAATTACCAATAATCAAGAAAAGGACGAAACATGGGTACTTTGTTCTCATAATTCCATCAATCATGAGTTAACACGTCTTACTCAAATGTCACATCGTTTTAGAAATAAGTATAGTGCCTTTAAAATCTTTTTCCAAAAAGCAGATGCACCTAAACAAAGAAAAGCATTTCTATACCAAACATTTTTGAAAGAGGAGATAAAAAAGGCAGAAAACTCAAAAGAACTAATTAAGAAGGTTAGAAAAAAACCAACTGATTACATGATAGCGTTAGATAATATGGAGCAGCAATCAGGGCTTTTCTCAGATGATAATGGAAATCTGCACGTTTTAACGCCAATGATCCAAAGCACCCTTATCCGCAACAAGACGTATTACAACTATAAGAGTCAAGATGTTTTAATCCGTGAATTAGAGCAACGATTTGAATGTGAGTTCAAAAATTTTGACGAGATTGTGGTTGATACGATTGGAGAAGAGGAAGGAGTGAATGCTGGCCAACTAGGATTATCTAATCTGTCATCAAAGGAAACTCTAAAAATGATTATTGAGGATCGAAATACGTATGAACAGTTGAAAAAGGAATATATTCGGTTTGGTCGTGGGGGAAAGAATGGACTGATTGGGAAAATTAAAAGACACGCAAAAAATGACCTCACTTACTTTATTGAGCAAAGCGTTGATTATGAAATTGTCCAACAAGTTATGAAATGTCATTATGATTCTAATAAAGATGAGAAATGTTCGTATCTTGAACATAAAGCAGCTTCTCAAGAAGTAGAAAAGATAAAGTTCGCTAAGGACCCGTCAATTCAAGTTGTAATGTACAGGGAGTTATGTGACCGTTTAGAACGGGCTAATGATAAAGCGGAAGAGGTTATATTCAGTTCCTTAACAGAAATGGATCAGTATTTAAACGATGTCCTTTGGATACTTACAAAATATTATGGTTATGATTTAAAATCTACCAATATTAAGGGTGAGCATTTTAGGAATCTATTGGATTATAGATTCAAAAAATCAAATGGAAAAAGAAAATACACAGTTGTTGGCTTTATGGATGAGCAGGCTTTGAAGGATAAGTATGGGATAAAGAAAATAGTGTAGGGATTAGGGGGAGTTGCGTAATTGTGACTTCCTTTTTTCTTGAGATTATGATTTTATAGTATAGATTTGATATATAGCAAAACTTATCTAAATATATTGACTATAAATACATGCAAAAAGCCCTACATAGACTTATAATAGGGAAAAGAGGGGGTGTAAGGTAAGTGCTAGATAAAAAAGAACTAACGGAACAAGAGATACGTACTCATTTTATTACCCCTGCCATCGTTCAGAGTGGGTGGGATGATGTTCGTAAAATGCGAGAAGATTATCCATTCACCGATGGACAGGTTATCGTGCGAGGAAATTTAACGTCCAGAGGAAAAAGGAAACGAGCAGATTATCTGCTATTTTACCAACCAAATATCCCGATTGCAGTCGTTGAGGCAAAAAAGAATACATTATCCGTAAGAGCAGGGATGCAACAAGCGATAGATTATGGAGAGATTTTAGATGTACCATTTGTCTATTCTTCCAATGGGGATGGATTTGTGGAACACGACTTTCTCACAGGAGCAGAACGGGAAATCTCATTAGGTACGTTTCCAACCAGTGAGGAATTATGGAGTCGTTATAAAGAAGCCAAGGGGCTTACCGATAAACAAGAAGAATTGATTACAGAACCGTATTACTTTGCATTAGGGGATAAAACCCCACGCTACTACCAAATGGTAGCCATTAACAAAACTATAGAGGCCATCGCAAAAGGACAAAACAGACTATTGCTTGTGATGGCAACAGGAACAGGAAAGACGTACACCGCCTTTCAAATCATTCACCGCTTATGGAAAGCAAAAAGAATGAAGAAGATTCTCTTTTTAGCAGACCGAAATATACTGGTGGATCAAACGATTCAAAATGACTTTCAACCGTTTGGAAACGTCATGACGAAGATAGAACATCGAAACATGGATAGTTCGTATCAAGTTTATTTAGCCTTATATCAACAACTATCAGGGGTAACTCCTGAAATGGATATATTTCGTCAATTTAGTCCCGATTTCTTTGACTTGATTATCGTGGATGAGTGTCACCGAGGTTCCGCAAAAGAAGAGTCGAATTGGAGACGAGTACTAGAATACTTTTCATCTGCTACACAAATCGGATTGACTGCTACGCCAGTAGAACGCAAAGATGTTAGCAATACCCATTATTTTGGAAAGCCAATCTATACGTACTCTTTAAAACAAGGGATTGCTGATGGATTTCTTGCTCCATATAAAGTGGTTCGTGTAGGGATTGACCGTGACTTAGAAGGGTATCG contains the following coding sequences:
- a CDS encoding DUF6262 family protein, yielding MASFDREEQLRRLHEKRKQETKDKVEKAIKRLIKSSKAINFNSVAKEAGVSKATLYNHSALKERINFLRNQQEEKFVDSRIKRDENNQNAVIASLKRRIEKLEKKNKELELENKQLSENEKEKLANYFESI
- a CDS encoding metalloregulator ArsR/SmtB family transcription factor; amino-acid sequence: MMKDMCEVTCIHEDKVNRAKKDLAKQNPMDVAKVFKALSDDTRVKIAYVLSLEGELCVCDVANIIESSTATASHHLRLLKNLGIATYRKEGKLVYYSLDDEHVKQLVEKAFEHQKEATKVG
- a CDS encoding heavy metal translocating P-type ATPase, which gives rise to MDNTAKTLIEDKNVYRVEGFSCANCAGKFEKNVKQLPGVQDAKVNFGASKIDVFGNATVEELEEAGAFENLKVVPEKARRRVEPVVIEDKNVYRVEGFSCANCAGKFEKNVKQLSGVQDAKVNFGASKIDVFGNTSLEELEKAGAFENLKVFPEKLANQTTKETREDNKVQKEEKIPFYKKHSTLLFATLLIAFGYLSHFVNGEDNLVTSMLFVGSIVIGGYSLFKVGFQNLIRFDFDMKTLMTVAVIGAAIIGEWAEASIVVILFAISEALERFSMDRARQSIRSLMDIAPKEALVRRNGQEIMIHVDDIVVGDIMIVKPGQKIAMDGLVVNGLSAVNQAAITGESVPVSKTVDDEVFAGTLNEEGLLEVKITKYVEDTTIAKIIHLVEEAQGERAPAQAFVDKFAKYYTPIIMVIAALVAVVPPLFFGGGWDTWVYQGLAVLVVGCPCALVISTPISIVSAIGNAAKKGVLIKGGAYLEELGAIKAIAFDKTGTLTKGVPVVTDFKVLNNQVEEKELFSIITALEYRSQHPLASAIMQRAEQDNIPYSNVQVEDFTSITGRGIKGVVNGTTYYIGSPRLFKELNVSDFSLEFENNVKILQNQGKTAMIIGTEQTILGVIAVADEVRETSKNVIQKLHQLGIKQTIMLTGDNQGTANAIGAHVGVSDIQSELMPQDKLDFIKKMQSEHGNVAMIGDGVNDAPALAASTVGIAMGGAGTDTAIETADIALMGDDLSKLPFAVRLSRKTLNIIKANITFAIGIKLIALLLVIPGWLTLWIAILSDMGATILVALNSLRLMRVKDK
- a CDS encoding CadD family cadmium resistance transporter, which codes for MIATILTAAAVYVATGIDYLVILILLFSQVKKGQVKHIWIGQYIGTAIVIGASLLVAQGVVNLIPQQWVIGLLGLLPLYLGVKIWIKGEEDQDESSILSLFSSEKFNKLFLTMTFIVLASSADDFSIYIPYFTTLNMSEIFIASIVFLIMVGVLCYVSYRLASFDFVSETIEKYERWIVPIVFIGLGIYILFENGTFNALFSFLF
- a CDS encoding NAD(P)/FAD-dependent oxidoreductase, whose protein sequence is MYDTIVIGAGQAGLSIGYYLKEYNHNYIILDKGSEVGEIWKKRYDSLILFTPRIYNSLPGMSFEGDKQGFPTKDEVVTYLKNYVERYEIPIHFHTEVVSVSKLNGNFLIKTNQGEYQAKNIVIATGPFQTPKIPLFSKEIPSTINQIHSSQYKNSSQLLDGNALVIGGGNSGAQIAVELSKERDTYLAVSKNLSYLPLVLMRKSIFFWFDKLGILKANSNSRLGRIIQKKGDPIFGFELKRAIKENEVKVKKRVIGVNKNKIKFEDNTMIKVSNIIWATGFETEFPWLQIDGVLDNEGKVIHSRGVSKIQGLYFIGLPWQYRRGSALLQGVGYDAKHIVKKIEERLY
- a CDS encoding Swt1 family HEPN domain-containing protein; this translates as MTEKNADLELMKNAYGLLYEIENSLRSYIHRKMEDYYGIHWYEVAPRKEYNRPPSRTFDSLNFSDYSSYFAIYPKAFKKIPRKFLTLLHQLYPIRNKIAHNHLLTHKEFGLLEENVAFLVNFMQSNL
- a CDS encoding YolD-like family protein, translated to MVNDRGNIKWTSIMMPEHINLLKQMWEEKDHKKKPILDEQQVNEISLKLQLAISNDLNVSIDYYKQHDFHKINGKLIKIDLMRKYL
- a CDS encoding DEAD/DEAH box helicase, coding for MSKTKQDINEFKGYHDVTAGSLIHILRQHGIDTSNIFTFAEKNELKPDITLNIKGKIFDNKDVYLELKRIISSPENQGKRILLVSDTGTGKSYALIKMIHELNEKVLASKSTGSASKQFAVYSCPRRALINNLKGDFESDGNSTMLTGSDGYSTFERNIIINQTPSFITTIDHAPRIIESKLQEKRRTTNKEKECAGLLVTDEIHVLSTDASFKLDRIRDHLIAERSLLDMRGISLHVTATPELLHASDYDLIIRINQEDHENPFKEAGYSILSDSTKELKSQFLRMIRFAAESDKERKLLIFIEDTSWIEEYCQQLQQYNIKAIGIMAKKESERQEKEITIIDKGNVSGDIQVILATTVLSSGVSITNNQEKDETWVLCSHNSINHELTRLTQMSHRFRNKYSAFKIFFQKADAPKQRKAFLYQTFLKEEIKKAENSKELIKKVRKKPTDYMIALDNMEQQSGLFSDDNGNLHVLTPMIQSTLIRNKTYYNYKSQDVLIRELEQRFECEFKNFDEIVVDTIGEEEGVNAGQLGLSNLSSKETLKMIIEDRNTYEQLKKEYIRFGRGGKNGLIGKIKRHAKNDLTYFIEQSVDYEIVQQVMKCHYDSNKDEKCSYLEHKAASQEVEKIKFAKDPSIQVVMYRELCDRLERANDKAEEVIFSSLTEMDQYLNDVLWILTKYYGYDLKSTNIKGEHFRNLLDYRFKKSNGKRKYTVVGFMDEQALKDKYGIKKIV